A genomic window from Pseudomonadota bacterium includes:
- a CDS encoding 4Fe-4S binding protein encodes MNKYTLKIDENSCWGCKSCEVACKQEHNTPDNVKFIYVSEDGPKVVDGKLDFTYRVNTCKHCDDPPCMEVCPAEAISKRNDSIVILNEDECTGCKLCIDACPHSAISFDEEKGVARKCNLCYFRVDNGLYPACADNICLAHCIYFGAAGKIDQMIAEKPWLKKRIEQAKMELAKQVK; translated from the coding sequence CCTGCTGGGGCTGCAAGTCCTGCGAGGTGGCGTGTAAACAGGAGCACAATACACCGGACAATGTCAAATTCATTTATGTTTCTGAAGATGGGCCCAAGGTAGTTGATGGAAAACTTGATTTTACATACCGGGTGAATACCTGCAAACACTGCGACGACCCGCCCTGCATGGAGGTGTGTCCTGCGGAGGCCATTTCGAAGAGAAATGACAGCATCGTCATCCTCAATGAAGATGAATGCACAGGCTGTAAACTGTGCATCGATGCCTGCCCTCATTCAGCAATCTCCTTTGACGAAGAAAAAGGTGTTGCACGGAAATGCAACCTCTGTTATTTCAGGGTTGACAATGGTCTCTATCCTGCCTGTGCGGATAATATATGCCTCGCCCATTGCATTTACTTCGGCGCTGCCGGCAAGATCGATCAAATGATCGCCGAAAAACCATGGCTTAAAAAGAGGATTGAGCAAGCAAAAATGGAATTAGCCAAGCAGGTAAAATAA